Proteins from a genomic interval of Denticeps clupeoides chromosome 20, fDenClu1.1, whole genome shotgun sequence:
- the abitram gene encoding protein Abitram, producing MVALFLLKKKKMNKETSPISRPFSVVMETPERRDAPSVTDRYYTRWYKTDVKGKPREDHCILQHSNRICVITLAESHPILQKGRAVKSINYQISAGCSRLNNKVSGKSKRGGQFLTELAPLCRITCTDGVEYTIYSCIRGRLLEVNEDILAQPSILLEKPSTEGYIAVILPKFDESKRVTEGLLSRAEYEDVISKRATQQPELC from the exons ATGGtggctctttttcttttaaaaaaaaaaaaaatgaataaagagacTTCGCCAATTTCCCGGCCATTTTCGGTGGTGATGGAGACGCCGGAGCGCAGGGACGCGCCCTCTGTAACAGACCGATATTACACGCGGTGGTACAAGACGG ACGTTAAGGGCAAACCACGCGAAGATCACTGCATTCTGCAGCATTCCAACAG AATATGCGTTATCACCCTTGCTGAATCTCATCCCATCCTTCAGAAGGGACGCGCGGTCAAAAGCATCAACTATCAGATCAGTGCTGGCTGTAGTCGTCTCAACAACAAGGTTTCGGGCAAGTCCAAGCGC ggTGGCCAGTTTCTGACGGAGTTGGCACCCCTGTGTAGAATAACATGCACAGACGGTGTTGAATACACGATCTACAG CTGCATCAGAGGACGCTTGCTTGAAGTGAACGAAGACATTCTGGCCCAGCCCAGCATCTTGCTGGAAAAG CCCTCCACAGAAGGATACATTGCTGTCATTCTGCCGAAATTCGATGAGAGCAAGAGGGTGACCGAAGGGCTGCTGAGCAGGGCAGAGTATGAAGACGTCATCTCCAAACGAGCCACTCAGCAGCCTGAGCTCTGCTGA